TATAAGAAGCAACGGTGGAAGACCTGCTTTTAAAGGTTTATATGATTTTCCAAATAGTGTATGTATCAGTAGAAACGGTGTAGTAATACACGGTATTCCTGATGATGAACCTTTAAAAGAGGGTGATGTTGTCGGTTATGATGTCGGAGTTGAAATAAACGGGTGGTACGGAGATGCCGCTATTACTGTGGGAGTAGGTAAAATTGATGAAAAATATCAAAAAATGATAGAAGTAGCAAGAGATGCAATTTATCATGCCGTAAAAAATATCAAACCGGGAATGAGATATAAACAAATAAGTAAACTTTTAGAAGAATATATAACTTCTCACGGATATGTGCCTTTAAAAGGTTATAGCGGGCATGGTATAGGTAGAAAACCGCACGAAGAGCCTCAGATATTAAATTATGTAGAAGGCAAACCGAATCAAGGCGAAAAAGTTAAAAACGGACATGTTTTTTGTTTGGAGCCTATGCTTTGTCATAAATGCGGAGAGCCGATTTTGGCTGAAAACGGCTGGGATGTTTATTGTGAAGATATGGAAGTGGGTGTTCATTATGAACATCAAATAGCAATACTAAATAACAAACCAATTATATTAAC
This window of the Caminibacter pacificus genome carries:
- the map gene encoding type I methionyl aminopeptidase codes for the protein MAIPIRKPSEIEEIKKPAKLVAKTLKLLREHTKPGITPLELDKIAEDFIRSNGGRPAFKGLYDFPNSVCISRNGVVIHGIPDDEPLKEGDVVGYDVGVEINGWYGDAAITVGVGKIDEKYQKMIEVARDAIYHAVKNIKPGMRYKQISKLLEEYITSHGYVPLKGYSGHGIGRKPHEEPQILNYVEGKPNQGEKVKNGHVFCLEPMLCHKCGEPILAENGWDVYCEDMEVGVHYEHQIAILNNKPIILTEEE